A stretch of the Mycobacterium sp. ITM-2016-00317 genome encodes the following:
- the pyrR gene encoding bifunctional pyr operon transcriptional regulator/uracil phosphoribosyltransferase PyrR: MSSADVSRTIARIAHQIIEKTALDGPDGPRVILLGIPTRGVTLATRLARNIAEFSGVDVAHGALDITLYRDDLMTKPPRALAATSIPDGGIDGALVVLVDDVLYSGRSVRSALDALRDLGRPKSVQLAVLVDRGHRELPIRADYVGKNVPTSRAENVKVRLTEDDGVDVISIAPYGGPAR; the protein is encoded by the coding sequence ATGTCCTCAGCGGACGTCAGCCGCACCATCGCTCGTATCGCCCACCAGATCATCGAGAAGACCGCGCTCGACGGTCCCGACGGACCTCGCGTCATCCTCCTCGGTATCCCCACTCGCGGCGTGACGCTGGCCACCCGGCTGGCCCGCAACATCGCCGAGTTCAGCGGCGTCGACGTGGCACACGGAGCCCTCGACATCACCCTCTACCGCGACGACCTGATGACCAAGCCGCCGCGGGCACTGGCGGCCACCTCCATCCCCGACGGCGGTATCGACGGCGCGCTGGTCGTCCTCGTCGACGACGTGCTCTACTCCGGCCGGTCGGTGCGCTCCGCGCTGGACGCGCTGCGCGACCTCGGCCGGCCGAAGTCGGTCCAGCTCGCCGTGCTGGTCGACCGCGGGCACCGCGAACTGCCGATCCGCGCCGACTACGTCGGCAAGAACGTCCCGACCTCGCGCGCCGAGAACGTCAAGGTCCGGCTCACCGAGGACGACGGCGTCGACGTGATCTCCATCGCACCCTACGGAGGGCCTGCCAGGTGA
- a CDS encoding aspartate carbamoyltransferase catalytic subunit yields MKHLLTAADLSRDDATAILDNADRFAEALVGREVKKLPTLRGRTIITMFYENSTRTRVSFEVAGKWMSADVINVSASGSSVAKGESLRDTALTLRAAGADALIIRHPASGAAQQLAAWTVDEHGGPSVINAGDGTHEHPTQALLDALTIRQRLGSIEGRRVVIVGDVLHSRVARSNVALLHTLGAEVVLVAPPTLLPVGVADWPVTVSQELDAELPLADAVLMLRVQAERMNGGFFPSSREYSVRYGLSEKRQARLAEHAVVLHPGPMLRGMEIAHSVADSSQSAVLQQVSNGVHVRMAVLFHLLVGAEEEAISA; encoded by the coding sequence GTGAAGCACCTGCTGACCGCGGCCGATCTCAGCCGCGACGACGCCACCGCGATCCTCGACAACGCCGACCGGTTCGCCGAGGCGCTGGTGGGCCGCGAGGTCAAGAAGCTGCCCACGCTGCGCGGCCGCACCATCATCACGATGTTCTACGAGAACTCCACCAGGACCCGGGTGTCCTTCGAGGTGGCAGGCAAGTGGATGAGCGCCGACGTGATCAACGTCAGCGCCTCGGGATCCTCTGTCGCCAAAGGGGAATCGCTGCGGGACACCGCGCTGACGCTGCGCGCCGCGGGTGCCGACGCGCTGATCATCCGCCATCCCGCCTCCGGCGCCGCCCAGCAGCTTGCCGCCTGGACCGTCGACGAACACGGTGGCCCGTCGGTCATCAACGCCGGCGACGGCACCCACGAGCACCCCACCCAGGCACTGCTGGACGCGCTGACCATCCGGCAACGGCTCGGGTCCATCGAGGGCAGGCGCGTGGTCATCGTCGGCGACGTGCTGCACAGCCGGGTCGCTCGCTCCAACGTGGCGCTGCTGCACACGCTGGGCGCGGAGGTGGTGCTCGTCGCACCTCCGACGCTGTTGCCGGTCGGGGTCGCGGACTGGCCGGTGACCGTGTCGCAGGAACTCGACGCCGAGCTGCCGCTGGCCGACGCCGTGCTGATGCTGCGCGTGCAGGCCGAACGGATGAACGGCGGCTTCTTCCCGTCCTCCCGCGAGTACTCGGTGCGCTACGGGCTGTCGGAGAAGCGGCAGGCCAGGCTGGCCGAGCATGCCGTGGTGCTGCACCCTGGGCCGATGCTGCGCGGCATGGAGATCGCGCACTCGGTGGCGGATTCCTCGCAATCGGCAGTGCTGCAACAGGTTTCCAACGGTGTTCACGTCCGGATGGCGGTGCTGTTCCACCTGCTCGTCGGAGCTGAAGAGGAGGCGATCAGCGCATGA
- a CDS encoding dihydroorotase, with translation MTVLKGVRLYGEGDPVDVLVRDGQIAEIGEGLTAGADDTVIDCTGQILLPGFVDLHTHLREPGREYAEDIETGSAAAALGGYTAVFAMANTDPVADSVVVTDHVWHRGREVGLVDVHPVGAVTVGLKGKQLTEMGLMAAGAGQVRMFSDDGACVDDPLVMRRALEYASGLGVLIAQHAEEPRLTVGAVAHEGPNAARLGLAGWPRAAEESIVARDALLARDAGARVHICHASTTGTVELIRWAKEQGISITAEVTPHHLLLDDTRLQTYDGRNRVNPPLREAADAVALRQALADGVIDCVATDHAPHAEHEKMCEFANAKPGMLGLQTALSVVAETMVEPGLLTWRDVARVMSEAPARIVGLPDQGRPLEVGEPANLTVVDPAARWTVQGPALASRSDNTPYEDMELPAVVTVTMLRGRITARDGKVTE, from the coding sequence ATGACGGTTCTCAAGGGAGTCCGTCTCTACGGCGAGGGTGACCCGGTCGACGTGCTGGTGCGCGACGGGCAGATCGCCGAGATCGGCGAAGGCCTGACCGCGGGCGCCGACGACACGGTGATCGACTGCACGGGCCAGATCCTGCTGCCGGGCTTCGTCGACCTGCACACACATCTGCGCGAACCCGGCCGCGAGTACGCCGAGGACATCGAGACCGGTTCTGCCGCAGCGGCTCTCGGCGGCTACACGGCGGTGTTCGCGATGGCCAACACCGACCCGGTCGCCGACTCGGTGGTGGTCACCGATCACGTGTGGCACCGCGGCAGGGAGGTCGGCCTGGTCGACGTCCACCCCGTCGGCGCGGTCACCGTCGGGCTCAAGGGCAAGCAGCTCACCGAGATGGGGCTGATGGCCGCCGGCGCCGGCCAGGTCCGGATGTTCTCCGACGACGGTGCCTGCGTGGACGATCCGCTGGTCATGCGCAGGGCGCTGGAGTACGCCTCGGGCCTGGGCGTGCTGATCGCCCAGCACGCCGAGGAGCCCCGGCTGACCGTCGGCGCGGTGGCCCACGAGGGCCCGAACGCCGCCCGGCTCGGGCTGGCCGGCTGGCCACGCGCGGCCGAGGAGTCCATCGTCGCCCGCGACGCGCTGCTGGCCCGCGACGCCGGCGCCCGCGTGCACATCTGCCACGCCTCGACGACAGGCACCGTGGAGCTGATCAGGTGGGCCAAGGAACAGGGCATCTCGATCACCGCCGAGGTCACCCCGCATCACCTGCTGCTCGACGACACCCGCCTGCAGACCTACGACGGGCGCAACCGGGTGAACCCGCCGCTGCGCGAGGCCGCCGACGCCGTGGCCCTGCGGCAGGCGCTCGCCGACGGCGTGATCGACTGCGTGGCCACCGATCACGCGCCGCACGCCGAGCACGAGAAGATGTGCGAGTTCGCCAACGCCAAGCCCGGCATGCTGGGTCTGCAGACCGCTCTCTCGGTCGTCGCCGAGACCATGGTCGAGCCCGGCCTGCTGACCTGGCGTGACGTGGCCAGGGTGATGAGCGAGGCACCCGCGCGGATCGTCGGTCTGCCGGATCAGGGCCGACCGCTGGAGGTCGGTGAGCCGGCCAACCTGACCGTGGTCGACCCGGCGGCGCGCTGGACCGTACAGGGCCCGGCGCTGGCGAGCCGCTCGGACAACACGCCGTATGAGGACATGGAACTGCCGGCCGTGGTCACCGTGACGATGCTGCGCGGCAGGATCACCGCGCGCGACGGGAAGGTGACGGAGTGA
- a CDS encoding transporter: MNTPTLVASLVLAAILALLIAVLIQAMMRGWRRRVERQAKLIGTLPSLPDSVGPALIPATKGLYIGSTLAPHWNDRVAAGDLGFRAKAVLTRYPEGIMLQRTGAGPIWIPDDAISEIRTEKNLAGKALTHEGILAIRWRLPSGTEIDTGFRADNRGDYAKWLPEEVA, translated from the coding sequence GTGAACACCCCGACGCTGGTGGCCTCGCTGGTGCTCGCGGCGATCCTGGCGTTGCTGATCGCGGTGCTGATCCAGGCGATGATGCGTGGCTGGCGACGCCGAGTCGAACGCCAGGCCAAGCTGATCGGCACGCTGCCGTCGCTGCCCGACAGCGTGGGGCCGGCGCTCATCCCTGCCACCAAGGGCCTCTACATCGGCAGCACGCTGGCGCCGCACTGGAACGACCGCGTCGCCGCCGGCGACCTGGGCTTCCGCGCCAAAGCCGTCCTCACCCGCTACCCCGAAGGAATCATGTTGCAGCGCACCGGCGCCGGGCCGATCTGGATACCCGACGACGCCATCTCCGAGATCCGCACCGAGAAGAACCTGGCCGGTAAGGCCCTGACCCACGAGGGCATCCTGGCGATCCGCTGGCGACTGCCGTCGGGGACCGAGATCGACACCGGGTTCCGCGCCGACAACCGCGGCGACTACGCGAAATGGCTCCCCGAGGAGGTGGCATGA
- the carA gene encoding glutamine-hydrolyzing carbamoyl-phosphate synthase small subunit has translation MTNKALLVLEDGRIFTGTTFGAVGETLGEAVFSTGMSGYQETLTDPSYHRQIVIATAPQIGNTGWNHDDSESRGDKIWVAGYAVRDPSPRASNWRATGTLDDELTRQGIVGIAGIDTRAVVRHLRSRGSMKAGIFSGAAAEAPVEELVSRVRGQESMLGADLAGEVSTDAGYVVEPEGPPRFTVAALDLGIKTNTPRNFAKRGIRSVVLPSAATFEQIAEVKPDGVFLSNGPGDPATADHIVAVTRDVLEAGIPLFGICFGNQILGRALGLATYKMVFGHRGINIPVMDHTTGRVSITAQNHGFALEGEAGQTFDTPFGRAEVSHTCANDGVVEGVRLSNGRAFSVQYHPEAAAGPRDAEYLFDQFIDLMNQGKPGESN, from the coding sequence ATGACGAACAAGGCCCTGCTGGTGCTGGAGGACGGCCGCATATTCACCGGCACGACGTTCGGCGCGGTCGGCGAGACCCTCGGTGAGGCGGTGTTCTCGACCGGGATGTCGGGATATCAGGAGACGCTCACCGATCCGAGCTACCACCGCCAGATCGTGATCGCCACCGCGCCGCAGATCGGCAACACCGGCTGGAACCACGACGACAGCGAAAGCCGCGGCGACAAGATCTGGGTCGCCGGCTACGCCGTCCGGGACCCGTCGCCGCGCGCGTCGAACTGGCGGGCCACCGGCACCCTCGACGACGAGCTCACACGTCAGGGCATCGTCGGCATCGCCGGCATCGACACCCGCGCGGTCGTGCGCCACCTGCGCAGCCGTGGCTCGATGAAGGCAGGCATCTTCAGCGGCGCCGCCGCCGAGGCGCCGGTCGAGGAACTGGTCAGCCGGGTGCGCGGTCAGGAGTCCATGCTCGGCGCCGACCTGGCCGGCGAGGTCAGCACCGACGCCGGATATGTGGTCGAACCCGAAGGGCCGCCGAGATTCACCGTGGCGGCTCTGGACCTGGGCATCAAGACCAACACACCGCGCAACTTCGCCAAGCGGGGCATCCGCAGTGTGGTGCTGCCGTCCGCGGCGACGTTCGAGCAGATCGCCGAGGTCAAGCCCGACGGTGTCTTCCTGTCCAACGGTCCGGGCGACCCGGCGACCGCCGACCACATCGTCGCCGTCACCCGCGACGTGCTCGAAGCCGGTATCCCGTTGTTCGGCATCTGCTTCGGCAACCAGATCCTGGGCCGGGCGCTGGGGCTGGCCACCTACAAGATGGTGTTCGGCCACCGCGGCATCAACATCCCGGTGATGGACCACACCACCGGCCGGGTCTCGATCACCGCGCAGAACCACGGCTTCGCGTTGGAAGGCGAGGCGGGCCAGACGTTCGACACGCCGTTCGGCCGGGCCGAGGTCAGCCACACCTGCGCCAACGACGGTGTGGTGGAGGGGGTCCGGCTGAGCAACGGCCGCGCCTTCTCGGTGCAGTACCACCCCGAGGCGGCCGCGGGCCCGCGGGACGCCGAATACCTCTTCGATCAGTTCATCGACCTCATGAACCAGGGCAAGCCCGGGGAGTCCAACTAA
- the carB gene encoding carbamoyl-phosphate synthase large subunit, whose product MPRRPDLNHVLVIGSGPILIGQAAEFDYSGTQACRVLRAEGLQVTLINSNPATIMTDPEYADHTYVEPITAEFVEKVIAQQAERGNKIDALLATLGGQTALNTAVKLYENGALERYDVELIGADFDAIQRGEDRQKFKDIVTKVGGESARSRVCYTMDEVRDTVADLGLPVVVRPSFTMGGLGSGMAYSAEDVERMAGEGLAASPSANVLIEESIFGWKEYELELMRDGRDNVVVVCSIENFDPMGVHTGDSVTVAPAMTLTDREYQTMRTLGIEILREVGVDTGGCNIQFAVNPADGRLIVIEMNPRVSRSSALASKATGFPIAKIAAKLAIGYTLDEIVNDITKETPACFEPTLDYVVVKAPRFAFEKFPGADGTLTTTMKSVGEAMSLGRNFIEALGKVMRSLETSRTGFWTAADPDGDVDEVLTRLRTPTDGRLYDIEYALRLGAGVEQVAEASGVDPWFVDQISGLVRLRAEVIDAPVLGAELLRRSKHNGLSDRQIAALRPELAGEMGVRALRQRLGIHPVFKTVDTCAAEFEAKTPYHYSSYELDPAAETEVAPQTERPKVLILGSGPNRIGQGIEFDYSCVHAATTLSEAGFETVMINCNPETVSTDYDTADRLYFEPLTFEDVLEIYYAEQQSGEGGPGVVGVIVQLGGQTPLGLAERLEKAGVPIVGTPPEAIDLAEDRGEFGEVLRRAGLPAPRFGMATSFDQARRIAAEIGYPVLVRPSYVLGGRGMEIVYDEDTLEGYITRATQLSPEHPVLVDRFLEDAIEIDVDALCDGTEVYLGGVMEHIEEAGIHSGDSACALPPVTLGRSDIEAVRQATEAIAFGIGVVGLLNVQYALKDDVLYVLEANPRASRTVPFVSKATAVPLAKACARVMLGASIAQLREEGVLARTGDGAMTARNAPVAVKEAVLPFHRFRKSDGSQIDSLLGPEMKSTGEVMGIAHDFGSAFAKSQTAAYGSLPSQGTVFVSVANRDKRSLVFPVKRLADLGFKILATEGTAEMLRRNGIPCDEVRKHFEEPSPDRPALSAVDAIRAGDVDMVINTPYGNSGPRIDGYEIRSAAVSMNIPCVTTVQGASAAVQGIEAGIRGDIGVMSLQELHSVLGS is encoded by the coding sequence ATGCCACGTCGCCCAGATCTCAACCACGTCCTGGTGATCGGGTCCGGCCCGATCCTCATCGGCCAGGCCGCGGAGTTCGACTACTCCGGCACCCAGGCGTGCCGGGTGCTGCGGGCCGAGGGCCTGCAGGTCACCCTGATCAACTCGAACCCGGCCACGATCATGACCGACCCCGAGTACGCCGACCACACCTACGTCGAGCCGATCACCGCGGAGTTCGTCGAGAAGGTCATCGCCCAGCAGGCCGAGCGCGGCAACAAGATCGACGCGCTGCTGGCCACGCTCGGCGGCCAGACCGCGTTGAACACCGCGGTCAAGCTGTACGAGAACGGCGCCCTCGAGCGCTACGACGTGGAGCTGATCGGCGCGGACTTCGACGCCATCCAGCGCGGCGAGGACCGGCAGAAGTTCAAGGACATCGTCACCAAGGTCGGCGGCGAGTCCGCCCGCAGCCGGGTCTGCTACACCATGGACGAGGTGCGTGACACCGTCGCCGACCTCGGCCTGCCGGTGGTCGTGCGGCCCAGCTTCACGATGGGCGGTCTCGGGTCCGGCATGGCGTACTCGGCCGAGGACGTCGAGCGGATGGCCGGTGAGGGCCTGGCGGCATCGCCGTCGGCCAACGTGCTCATCGAGGAATCCATCTTCGGGTGGAAGGAATACGAGCTCGAGCTGATGCGCGACGGCCGCGACAACGTCGTGGTGGTGTGCTCGATCGAGAACTTCGACCCGATGGGCGTGCACACCGGCGATTCGGTGACCGTCGCCCCGGCGATGACGCTGACCGACCGCGAGTACCAGACCATGCGCACGCTGGGCATCGAGATCCTGCGTGAGGTCGGCGTGGACACCGGCGGCTGCAACATCCAATTCGCGGTCAACCCGGCGGATGGGCGGCTCATCGTCATCGAAATGAACCCGCGTGTGTCGCGGTCGTCGGCGCTGGCCTCCAAAGCCACCGGGTTCCCGATCGCCAAGATCGCGGCGAAGCTGGCGATCGGCTACACCCTGGACGAGATCGTCAACGACATCACCAAGGAGACGCCGGCCTGCTTCGAGCCGACTCTGGACTACGTCGTGGTCAAGGCGCCCCGGTTCGCGTTCGAGAAGTTCCCGGGCGCCGACGGCACGCTGACCACCACGATGAAGTCGGTGGGCGAGGCGATGTCTTTGGGCCGCAACTTCATCGAGGCCCTCGGCAAGGTGATGCGGTCCCTGGAGACCAGCCGCACCGGCTTCTGGACCGCCGCGGACCCCGACGGCGACGTCGATGAGGTGCTCACCCGGCTGCGCACGCCGACCGACGGCCGGCTCTACGACATCGAGTACGCGCTGCGCCTGGGCGCCGGCGTCGAACAGGTCGCCGAGGCCTCCGGGGTGGACCCGTGGTTCGTCGACCAGATCAGCGGGCTCGTGCGGCTGCGCGCCGAAGTGATCGACGCGCCGGTGCTGGGCGCCGAACTGCTGCGCCGCAGCAAGCACAACGGGCTCTCGGACCGCCAGATCGCGGCGCTGCGCCCGGAACTGGCGGGGGAGATGGGTGTGCGCGCGCTGCGGCAACGCCTCGGCATCCACCCGGTGTTCAAGACCGTGGACACCTGTGCCGCCGAGTTCGAGGCCAAGACGCCGTACCACTACAGCAGTTACGAGCTGGACCCCGCCGCCGAGACCGAGGTGGCCCCGCAGACCGAACGGCCCAAGGTGCTGATCCTGGGGTCGGGACCCAACCGCATCGGGCAGGGCATCGAGTTCGACTACAGCTGTGTGCACGCGGCGACCACGCTCAGCGAGGCCGGCTTCGAGACCGTGATGATCAACTGCAACCCGGAGACGGTGTCCACGGACTACGACACCGCCGACCGGTTGTACTTCGAGCCGCTGACGTTCGAGGACGTGCTGGAGATCTACTACGCCGAACAGCAGTCCGGGGAGGGCGGTCCCGGCGTGGTCGGGGTCATCGTGCAGCTCGGCGGGCAGACCCCGCTCGGGCTCGCCGAACGCCTGGAGAAGGCCGGGGTGCCGATCGTCGGCACGCCGCCCGAGGCCATCGACCTGGCCGAGGACCGCGGCGAGTTCGGTGAGGTGCTGCGCCGGGCCGGACTGCCCGCGCCTCGCTTCGGCATGGCCACCAGCTTCGACCAGGCCCGCCGGATCGCCGCCGAGATCGGCTACCCGGTGCTGGTCCGGCCGTCCTACGTGCTGGGCGGCCGCGGCATGGAGATCGTCTACGACGAGGACACCCTCGAGGGCTACATCACCCGCGCCACCCAGCTGTCGCCGGAACACCCGGTGCTCGTCGACCGCTTCCTCGAAGACGCGATCGAGATCGACGTGGACGCGCTGTGCGACGGGACCGAGGTCTACCTCGGCGGGGTGATGGAGCACATCGAGGAGGCCGGCATCCACTCCGGCGACTCGGCGTGTGCGCTGCCCCCCGTGACCCTGGGGCGCAGCGACATCGAGGCGGTGCGGCAGGCCACCGAGGCGATCGCGTTCGGGATCGGCGTGGTCGGCCTGCTCAACGTGCAGTACGCGCTCAAGGACGACGTCCTCTACGTGCTGGAGGCCAACCCGCGCGCCAGCCGCACCGTGCCGTTCGTATCCAAGGCCACCGCGGTTCCGCTGGCCAAGGCGTGTGCCCGGGTGATGCTGGGCGCGAGCATCGCCCAGCTGCGGGAAGAAGGTGTGCTGGCGCGCACCGGCGACGGCGCCATGACCGCGCGCAACGCGCCGGTGGCGGTCAAGGAGGCGGTGCTGCCGTTCCACCGGTTCCGCAAATCCGACGGCTCCCAGATCGATTCGCTGCTCGGGCCGGAGATGAAGTCCACCGGCGAGGTGATGGGTATCGCCCACGACTTCGGCAGCGCGTTCGCCAAGAGCCAGACCGCCGCCTACGGCTCGCTGCCGTCACAGGGCACGGTGTTCGTGTCGGTGGCCAACCGGGACAAGCGCTCGCTCGTCTTCCCGGTCAAGCGGCTGGCCGACCTGGGCTTCAAGATCCTGGCCACCGAGGGCACCGCGGAGATGTTGCGGCGCAACGGAATTCCGTGCGACGAGGTACGCAAGCACTTCGAGGAGCCCAGCCCCGACCGGCCCGCGCTGTCGGCGGTCGACGCGATCAGGGCAGGCGATGTCGACATGGTGATCAACACCCCGTACGGCAACTCGGGGCCACGGATCGACGGGTACGAGATCCGTTCGGCCGCGGTGTCGATGAACATTCCGTGTGTGACCACGGTGCAGGGCGCCTCGGCGGCCGTGCAGGGCATCGAGGCGGGCATCCGCGGCGACATCGGCGTGATGTCGCTGCAGGAACTGCACAGCGTGCTGGGCTCCTGA
- the pyrF gene encoding orotidine-5'-phosphate decarboxylase encodes MSGFGERLAEAMALRGPLCLGIDPHPELLRAWGLSTDAAGLAAFSELCVAAFQDFAVVKPQVAFFEAYGSAGYAVLERTIADLREAGVLVLADAKRGDIGSTMAAYAAAWAGDSPLAADAVTASPYLGFGSLQPLLDTAREHGRGVFVLAATSNPEGASVQRAAGAGGRTVAQSIVDAAAEVNRSTGSSDVGVVVGATLADPPDVSALDGPVLVPGVGAQGGRPEALAGLGGAAPGRLLPAVSRDVLRAGPDLAKLRAAAARMRDSVAYLGS; translated from the coding sequence GTGAGCGGGTTCGGTGAACGTCTCGCCGAGGCCATGGCGCTGCGCGGCCCGCTGTGCCTGGGCATCGACCCGCATCCCGAACTGCTGCGGGCCTGGGGGCTGAGCACCGACGCCGCCGGGCTGGCCGCGTTCAGCGAGCTGTGTGTGGCGGCGTTTCAGGACTTCGCGGTGGTCAAGCCGCAGGTCGCGTTCTTCGAGGCGTACGGGTCGGCCGGCTACGCCGTGCTGGAGCGCACGATCGCCGACCTGCGGGAGGCCGGGGTGCTGGTGCTCGCCGACGCCAAGCGTGGCGACATCGGGTCCACCATGGCCGCCTACGCGGCCGCCTGGGCCGGTGACTCGCCGCTGGCCGCCGACGCGGTGACGGCATCGCCCTACCTGGGGTTCGGGTCGCTGCAGCCGCTGCTGGACACCGCCCGCGAACACGGCCGGGGGGTCTTCGTGCTGGCCGCGACGTCCAACCCGGAGGGCGCGTCGGTGCAGCGCGCCGCCGGGGCGGGCGGGCGCACGGTGGCGCAGTCGATCGTGGACGCCGCCGCCGAGGTCAACCGCAGTACCGGAAGCAGCGACGTCGGGGTGGTGGTCGGTGCGACGCTGGCCGACCCGCCTGACGTCAGCGCGCTGGACGGCCCCGTGCTGGTGCCGGGGGTCGGTGCCCAGGGCGGTCGCCCGGAGGCCCTCGCGGGCCTCGGAGGGGCGGCGCCGGGCCGGCTGCTGCCCGCGGTCTCCCGTGACGTGCTGCGGGCCGGTCCGGACCTCGCGAAGCTGCGCGCGGCCGCCGCGCGGATGCGCGACTCCGTCGCCTATCTGGGCAGCTAG
- the mihF gene encoding integration host factor, actinobacterial type: MALPQLTDEQRAAALEKAAAARRARAELKDRLKRGGTNLKQVLKDAETDEVLGKMKVSALLEALPKVGKVKAQEIMTELEIAPTRRLRGLGDRQRKALLEKFDFS, translated from the coding sequence GTGGCCCTTCCCCAGTTGACCGACGAACAGCGCGCGGCAGCGTTGGAGAAGGCTGCTGCCGCACGTCGAGCGCGAGCCGAGCTCAAAGACCGGCTCAAGCGCGGCGGCACCAACCTCAAGCAGGTGCTCAAGGACGCAGAGACCGATGAGGTCCTGGGCAAGATGAAGGTCTCCGCGCTGCTCGAGGCCCTGCCCAAGGTGGGCAAGGTCAAGGCGCAAGAGATCATGACCGAACTCGAGATCGCCCCGACCCGCCGGTTGCGCGGTCTCGGCGATCGCCAGCGCAAGGCCCTGCTGGAAAAGTTCGACTTTTCCTAA
- the gmk gene encoding guanylate kinase, protein MSEGRGPDGASRATVLVLSGPSAVGKSTVVRCLRERIPDMYFSVSATTRAPRPGEVDGVDYFFVTAERFQQLIDEGALLEWADIHGGLHRSGTPAAPVRAATEAGRPVLIEVDLAGARAVKRALPEAVTVFLAPPSWEVLERRLIGRGTETPEVRARRLQTARDELAAQGDFDRVVVNGQLESACAELVSLLVAHAPVRHDQA, encoded by the coding sequence GTGAGCGAGGGCAGAGGGCCGGACGGCGCATCCAGGGCAACGGTCCTGGTGTTGTCCGGCCCCTCTGCCGTCGGAAAGTCCACCGTCGTCCGGTGCCTGCGCGAGCGGATCCCGGACATGTACTTCAGCGTCTCGGCGACCACGCGCGCCCCGCGGCCCGGTGAAGTCGACGGAGTGGACTACTTCTTCGTGACGGCAGAGCGATTTCAGCAGCTCATCGACGAGGGCGCGCTCCTCGAATGGGCGGACATCCACGGCGGATTGCACCGTTCGGGCACCCCGGCCGCGCCGGTGCGTGCGGCCACCGAGGCGGGCAGACCGGTACTGATCGAGGTCGACCTCGCCGGTGCACGAGCGGTCAAACGGGCGCTGCCCGAGGCCGTCACCGTGTTCCTGGCACCCCCCAGCTGGGAGGTGCTGGAGCGGCGCCTGATCGGCCGGGGCACCGAGACACCCGAGGTGAGGGCGCGCAGGCTGCAGACCGCCAGAGACGAGTTGGCGGCGCAGGGCGACTTCGACCGCGTGGTCGTCAACGGGCAATTGGAGTCTGCCTGCGCAGAATTGGTATCCTTGCTGGTGGCCCACGCGCCGGTGCGGCACGACCAGGCTTGA
- the rpoZ gene encoding DNA-directed RNA polymerase subunit omega, translating into MSTPHADPVGIDPAAASAYDTPLGITNPPIDELLDRASSKYALVIYAAKRARQINDYYNQLGDGILEYVGPLVEPGLQEKPLSIAMREIHGDLLEHTEGE; encoded by the coding sequence GTGAGCACCCCGCACGCCGACCCGGTGGGCATCGATCCGGCCGCCGCCAGCGCCTACGACACACCGCTGGGCATCACCAACCCGCCCATCGACGAGCTGCTGGACCGCGCGTCGAGCAAGTACGCGCTGGTGATCTACGCCGCCAAGCGTGCCCGCCAGATCAACGATTACTACAACCAGCTCGGCGACGGCATCCTCGAATACGTCGGCCCGCTCGTCGAGCCGGGGCTGCAGGAGAAGCCGCTGTCGATCGCGATGCGCGAGATCCACGGCGACCTCCTCGAACACACCGAGGGCGAGTAG